In one window of Paracoccus saliphilus DNA:
- the dusA gene encoding tRNA dihydrouridine(20/20a) synthase DusA, whose product MLLSVAPMMDWTDRHCRVFHRLMSRRALLYTEMVTAPAIIHGDRARLLDYDAVEHPVALQLGGSDPAELREAVRAAADWGYDEINLNVGCPSDRVQSGCFGAVLMKSPELVAECVAEMMAVSPVEITVKCRIGVDEQEPAEILPAFLDTMRRTGVRRIAIHARKAWLQGLSPRENRNVPPLDYPLVHAMKPAFPDLELSVNGGIDSLDEVRAHLRVMDGVMVGRAAYHQPWDMLGSADRLWGDTPAFGSALEVAEAMRPYIDAHLRRGGRLHQVTRHMLGLFHGQPGARGWRRTLSEGASKGGLEVYDSALAQVSRIAA is encoded by the coding sequence ATGCTGTTATCTGTGGCCCCGATGATGGACTGGACGGACCGGCATTGCCGGGTTTTCCATCGGCTGATGTCGCGGCGGGCATTGCTTTATACCGAGATGGTGACCGCGCCGGCGATCATTCATGGCGATCGGGCGCGGCTGCTCGATTACGACGCGGTCGAACATCCGGTAGCCTTGCAACTGGGCGGATCGGATCCGGCAGAACTGCGCGAGGCGGTGCGTGCCGCCGCCGATTGGGGTTATGACGAGATCAACCTGAATGTCGGTTGCCCCAGTGATCGCGTGCAGTCCGGCTGCTTCGGGGCCGTTCTGATGAAATCACCTGAACTGGTCGCCGAATGCGTGGCCGAGATGATGGCCGTCAGTCCGGTCGAGATTACGGTGAAATGCCGCATTGGGGTGGATGAACAGGAACCGGCCGAGATCCTGCCCGCATTCCTGGATACCATGCGCCGCACGGGTGTCCGCCGTATCGCCATCCATGCCCGCAAGGCGTGGCTGCAAGGTCTCAGCCCGCGTGAAAACCGGAACGTGCCGCCGCTGGATTACCCGCTGGTTCACGCGATGAAGCCCGCCTTCCCCGATCTGGAGCTTTCAGTAAATGGCGGGATCGACAGTCTCGACGAGGTGCGTGCGCATCTGCGGGTGATGGATGGGGTGATGGTCGGCCGGGCGGCCTATCATCAGCCCTGGGACATGCTGGGAAGCGCCGACAGGCTTTGGGGCGATACCCCGGCTTTCGGCTCGGCGCTCGAGGTGGCCGAGGCGATGCGGCCATATATCGACGCTCATCTGCGGCGCGGTGGGCGCCTGCACCAGGTCACTCGCCATATGTTGGGACTGTTCCACGGCCAGCCCGGGGCAAGGGGATGGAGGCGAACCCTCTCCGAGGGAGCTTCGAAAGGCGGGCTCGAGGTCTATGATTCCGCCTTGGCCCAAGTCAGCCGGATAGCCGCGTGA
- a CDS encoding tyrosine-type recombinase/integrase: MGTITERRLKDGKVVFTAQIRVMRDGRKTSASSTFERRAAAEAWLRRKEAEANKPGGFDKVARKRQSGVTLADAIDRYIAESERQIGKTKAQVLAAIKTYEIAALPCGAIRSQDVVAFAQELLDGGRKPQTVANYTSHLAAIFAVAGPMWGMPLDPSEMKAAHVVMRRMGITAKSTKRDRRPTMAELDKLMQHFADKHTHGRSMPMHMIVAFALFSTRRQEEITRITWADLEPGRVLVRDMKHPGQKIGNDTWVDLTPEAEAIARAMPRKSERIFPFSTDAITASFTRACRFLEIEDLHFHDLRHEGVSRLFEMGRTIPQAASVSGHRSWQSLQRYSHLRATGDKWKGWPWLARVAPTDGGAEVVALKSARK; encoded by the coding sequence ATGGGCACCATCACCGAGCGCCGTTTGAAGGACGGCAAAGTCGTGTTTACCGCACAAATCCGAGTTATGCGAGACGGTCGCAAAACGTCCGCGTCATCGACATTCGAGCGCCGGGCCGCAGCGGAGGCATGGCTGCGCCGCAAAGAAGCCGAGGCCAATAAGCCGGGCGGTTTCGACAAGGTCGCACGGAAGCGACAGAGCGGCGTCACGTTGGCGGATGCCATAGACCGCTATATCGCCGAGAGTGAACGGCAGATCGGCAAGACCAAGGCGCAGGTCCTGGCCGCCATCAAGACGTATGAGATAGCCGCTCTGCCCTGCGGTGCCATCAGGTCGCAGGATGTGGTGGCGTTCGCGCAGGAGCTTCTGGACGGGGGACGGAAGCCGCAGACCGTGGCGAACTATACTTCCCACCTTGCCGCCATCTTCGCCGTCGCCGGTCCGATGTGGGGCATGCCGCTGGACCCGTCAGAAATGAAGGCTGCGCATGTTGTGATGCGCCGAATGGGCATTACCGCCAAAAGCACAAAGCGGGACCGCCGCCCAACCATGGCGGAACTGGACAAGCTAATGCAGCATTTCGCTGACAAACACACGCATGGCCGGTCGATGCCGATGCACATGATCGTCGCTTTCGCCTTGTTCTCAACACGCAGGCAAGAAGAAATCACCCGCATTACATGGGCCGACCTAGAACCGGGCCGGGTTCTTGTCCGGGACATGAAACACCCCGGCCAGAAGATCGGAAATGACACGTGGGTGGATCTGACGCCCGAGGCCGAGGCCATTGCAAGAGCGATGCCGAGAAAGTCCGAACGGATCTTCCCGTTCTCAACCGATGCAATCACCGCGTCGTTTACACGCGCCTGCCGGTTCCTTGAAATTGAAGACTTGCACTTTCACGATCTGCGGCACGAAGGGGTTTCCCGCCTCTTTGAGATGGGCCGCACCATCCCGCAGGCGGCCAGCGTGTCCGGGCACAGGTCTTGGCAGTCTTTGCAGCGGTATTCCCACCTGCGGGCGACCGGCGACAAGTGGAAGGGCTGGCCATGGCTGGCCCGTGTCGCGCCGACGGATGGCGGGGCAGAGGTCGTGGCGCTGAAATCCGCCCGGAAGTAG
- a CDS encoding DNA primase family protein yields MTDRAPWASDAAAACGEDWAPDDDPRQDAYDPIDPQETDPPSRGAFYGAQVNTAEEITDASLAEELGIREWDENARYVADWDCWLFWDGSRWVRAPFVVAIARVRDFLKVKAAEIRADAVGDNTRKADKLVRELRSHRTTTAVYNMARSNWSSIASQDAFDSDHLLLGTPGGTVDLKTGILRAAMRSDMITKSTAVTPAPKGTHAPIWTRFLESTFPDDNGDPDRELISFMQRAAGYAITGLTEEHKLLFLYGRGRNGKGTFVNTLVSICAEYGLTVGSDIFVQQQFQRHRESIAQLHGRRLVAANELPKGATWNDDILKSLTGGDEISANFMRQNSFTFRPQSTLFISGNNRPAFKGVDTAMRERFLLVPFRATFLANSGKQDPRLQDKLRAEWPAILRWAIDGAVEWRRQGLNPPQVVKQASAEYMDDEDAVANFISEYLVPDPDAKTATSEIYPAFRTWREAQGAKQWTQTAMTRALGEEGNVEVKRTRPSSRDNPTSCVIGFRLKTGATFP; encoded by the coding sequence ATGACTGACCGTGCCCCGTGGGCGTCCGATGCCGCCGCAGCATGTGGTGAAGATTGGGCACCGGATGATGATCCCCGGCAAGATGCCTATGACCCGATAGACCCGCAGGAAACCGATCCCCCGTCCCGTGGCGCATTTTATGGTGCACAGGTCAACACCGCCGAAGAAATTACCGACGCCAGCTTGGCGGAAGAACTCGGCATACGGGAATGGGACGAAAACGCCAGATATGTGGCGGATTGGGACTGCTGGCTGTTTTGGGACGGTTCCCGATGGGTCAGAGCCCCCTTCGTCGTGGCTATTGCCCGTGTTCGGGATTTCCTCAAGGTCAAGGCAGCAGAGATAAGGGCAGATGCGGTCGGCGACAACACACGCAAGGCCGATAAGCTGGTGCGGGAACTGCGCTCACATCGGACGACAACAGCCGTTTACAATATGGCCCGCTCGAATTGGTCGAGCATCGCCAGCCAGGACGCCTTTGACAGCGATCACCTGCTATTGGGCACGCCGGGCGGCACGGTGGATCTGAAAACCGGCATTCTGCGGGCAGCGATGCGGTCAGATATGATCACGAAGTCGACAGCCGTTACCCCGGCCCCGAAAGGCACACATGCGCCGATCTGGACCCGATTTCTGGAGTCCACATTCCCCGATGACAATGGCGATCCTGACCGGGAATTGATTTCGTTCATGCAGCGCGCAGCCGGGTATGCCATCACGGGACTGACGGAAGAACACAAGTTGCTGTTCCTCTACGGCAGGGGCCGCAACGGCAAAGGAACATTCGTCAATACACTTGTAAGCATCTGCGCCGAATACGGACTCACGGTCGGTTCCGATATTTTCGTCCAGCAACAGTTCCAACGGCATAGAGAGTCTATTGCGCAGCTGCACGGTCGCCGCCTTGTCGCGGCCAACGAATTGCCCAAAGGCGCAACATGGAATGATGACATTCTCAAGTCTCTAACTGGCGGTGACGAGATCAGCGCCAACTTTATGAGGCAAAACTCTTTTACCTTCCGACCACAGTCGACCTTGTTCATCAGCGGCAATAATCGGCCTGCCTTCAAGGGCGTCGATACTGCGATGCGGGAGCGGTTCCTGCTGGTCCCCTTTCGGGCAACCTTCCTCGCCAACAGCGGAAAGCAGGATCCGAGACTACAGGACAAGCTGCGCGCCGAATGGCCTGCAATACTGCGCTGGGCCATTGATGGGGCCGTGGAGTGGCGGCGTCAGGGTCTGAACCCACCCCAGGTCGTGAAACAAGCCAGCGCCGAATACATGGATGACGAAGACGCAGTCGCAAACTTCATCTCCGAATACCTAGTGCCGGACCCCGACGCCAAGACGGCCACCAGTGAAATCTACCCTGCGTTCAGGACGTGGCGTGAAGCGCAAGGCGCTAAGCAATGGACGCAGACAGCCATGACCCGTGCGCTCGGCGAAGAAGGCAACGTCGAAGTGAAGCGGACGCGTCCGTCGAGCCGTGACAACCCTACATCATGTGTCATCGGATTTCGCCTGAAAACGGGAGCAACTTTCCCATGA
- a CDS encoding phage terminase large subunit family protein, whose protein sequence is MNIAEIRRNALRALIPPPRLRLSEWIESHVHLPEGVSSLPGPVSLWPPQVEIADAIGDPTIERVTLVKPVRVGFTTLLTGALAGYVANDPAPILALLPTESDCRDYIVSDVEPIFSASPSLAGLLDDDGGEGGRNTLLSRRFPGGSLKVVAARAPRNLRRHNVRVLLIDEADGMEITAEGNPLVLAERRTLSFADRKIITGSTPVFEDTSHVLRAYAASDQRIYEVPCPECGDFHEITWKDIQWPEGEPERAHYVCPHCGCVIDERHKPGMVAKGRWRAQRPEVKGHAGFRMNALISTLANASWAKLATEFVTAKGDPTTLQTFVNTILAQGWKVDAEEVDDVALANGAERFGLDAIPEAVLVITAGIDVQRDRLEMTLLGWAEDGSLFALAHEIIPGDPADDTTWAELDTVLRTRWPHPCGAKIGIDAAVIDAGDGVTMERVVSFCAPRASRKIMAGKGVAGARPWIERSKSKTAKGRLWLLGVDGIKTHVLGLLAKVGAVRFSDDLPGEWFAQVASERLVVRYVKGMPVRRFERIPGRRAESLDCMVYAIAARQVMRVDWIERADQLRRGVLDAAPKAKALIKSNWMR, encoded by the coding sequence ATGAATATCGCCGAGATCCGCCGCAATGCCCTGCGCGCCCTGATCCCGCCGCCCCGGCTTCGCCTGTCGGAATGGATTGAGTCGCACGTTCATTTGCCCGAGGGTGTGTCGAGTCTGCCCGGCCCGGTCAGTCTGTGGCCGCCGCAGGTCGAGATTGCGGACGCCATCGGGGATCCCACCATCGAGCGTGTGACGCTGGTCAAGCCGGTCCGCGTCGGGTTCACCACCTTGCTGACTGGCGCGCTGGCCGGATATGTAGCTAACGACCCGGCACCGATCCTCGCCTTGCTTCCCACGGAATCGGATTGCCGCGATTACATCGTCAGCGATGTTGAACCGATCTTTTCAGCCTCGCCCTCTCTGGCGGGACTGCTGGACGATGACGGCGGCGAAGGTGGGCGCAACACGCTGCTATCCCGCCGCTTCCCCGGCGGCAGTCTCAAGGTTGTTGCCGCCCGCGCGCCCCGAAACCTGCGCCGCCACAACGTCCGCGTCCTGCTGATAGACGAGGCGGACGGAATGGAAATCACAGCGGAAGGCAACCCGCTGGTGCTGGCCGAGCGGCGCACGCTAAGTTTCGCGGACCGCAAGATCATCACCGGGTCAACGCCGGTCTTTGAGGACACAAGCCATGTCCTGCGCGCCTATGCGGCCAGCGATCAGCGAATCTATGAAGTTCCGTGCCCCGAGTGCGGCGATTTCCACGAAATCACGTGGAAAGATATTCAGTGGCCCGAGGGCGAGCCGGAGCGCGCGCATTACGTCTGCCCGCATTGCGGGTGCGTGATTGATGAGCGTCATAAGCCCGGCATGGTCGCGAAAGGCCGATGGCGGGCGCAGCGTCCCGAGGTGAAGGGCCATGCCGGGTTTAGAATGAATGCGCTGATCTCCACGCTGGCAAATGCATCTTGGGCCAAGCTGGCGACCGAATTCGTGACCGCGAAGGGCGATCCAACCACGCTGCAAACCTTTGTGAATACGATTTTGGCGCAGGGCTGGAAGGTCGATGCCGAGGAAGTCGATGACGTGGCCCTTGCAAACGGAGCGGAACGGTTCGGGCTGGATGCCATCCCAGAAGCCGTCCTGGTCATCACCGCCGGAATCGACGTCCAGCGTGACCGCCTAGAAATGACCCTACTTGGCTGGGCCGAGGACGGCAGCCTGTTCGCGCTTGCGCATGAAATCATCCCCGGCGATCCGGCGGACGACACGACATGGGCCGAACTGGACACCGTGCTGCGGACCCGCTGGCCCCATCCCTGTGGCGCTAAAATCGGCATCGACGCGGCAGTCATTGACGCGGGCGATGGCGTAACCATGGAGCGGGTTGTGTCCTTCTGTGCGCCCCGTGCCAGCCGCAAGATCATGGCGGGTAAAGGCGTTGCAGGAGCGCGCCCATGGATCGAGCGCAGCAAGAGCAAGACGGCGAAGGGCCGCTTATGGCTGCTGGGCGTAGACGGAATCAAGACGCACGTCCTGGGCCTGCTGGCGAAGGTGGGGGCGGTCAGGTTTAGCGACGACCTGCCCGGCGAGTGGTTCGCGCAGGTGGCATCGGAGCGGCTTGTAGTCCGTTATGTGAAAGGAATGCCCGTCCGTCGGTTCGAGCGCATTCCCGGTCGGCGAGCCGAGTCGTTAGATTGCATGGTTTATGCCATCGCAGCGCGTCAGGTGATGCGCGTGGATTGGATTGAGCGAGCAGATCAGCTGCGGCGCGGTGTTCTCGACGCCGCGCCGAAAGCCAAGGCCCTGATTAAATCAAACTGGATGCGCTGA
- a CDS encoding phage portal protein — MFTALSRFLTRTRPAPAVTRAVNAASDNWPDDPRGVSGAADIRGAGQTVAQRVAGLYMNDSVVRSAVNLLVSQIVGSGVRLNTDDSDLDFRFNTARLDPSRQMSATAIQRAAIRSHAIAGEILGLHRVVSGQYAFQILDPEQLDRSKNEPRNDGGAIISGVERDGRGVITGYWILPNAPGDPFATVTASQRFDADDVVHVYESEFPGQVRGISPLVAVLPVLNNASIAIEARLKQLQVSALLTAIFTSTDGTDAFDGEINPSLEPGAIIRARPGETVETVRGPESPDFDAFMKILYRQIAAAIGVTYEDLIGDLEGVNYSSFRGGALTARRKAEATRKVLLIEGLLVPVFRRWHGIERLAGRTAGGIITPGWIEPSWPQVDPMKEANAEIALLDAGLKSRREIIAARGRDPETVMDEIAADTNRPSGGTAGPTPMEETDD; from the coding sequence ATGTTTACCGCCCTCTCCCGTTTCCTGACCCGCACCCGACCGGCCCCGGCTGTCACCCGAGCCGTGAATGCTGCATCGGATAACTGGCCCGACGATCCTCGCGGCGTATCGGGTGCGGCTGATATTCGGGGCGCGGGGCAGACCGTGGCGCAGCGCGTGGCGGGCCTCTACATGAACGACAGCGTCGTTCGGTCAGCCGTCAATCTGCTGGTTTCGCAGATTGTTGGCAGCGGCGTTCGGTTGAATACGGATGATTCCGATCTCGACTTCCGGTTCAACACAGCACGACTGGACCCCTCGCGGCAAATGAGCGCGACGGCAATCCAGCGCGCGGCAATCCGCTCCCATGCCATCGCTGGCGAAATTCTGGGGCTGCATCGCGTTGTGTCGGGCCAGTACGCATTCCAGATCCTTGACCCGGAACAACTCGACCGGTCGAAGAATGAACCGCGCAATGATGGCGGCGCAATCATCAGCGGCGTGGAACGAGACGGGCGCGGCGTCATTACCGGATATTGGATCCTTCCGAACGCACCTGGCGACCCCTTCGCTACGGTCACCGCTTCCCAGCGGTTCGACGCGGACGACGTGGTGCACGTCTATGAATCGGAATTCCCAGGTCAGGTCCGGGGCATTAGCCCGCTGGTGGCGGTGTTGCCCGTATTGAACAACGCCAGCATTGCGATTGAGGCACGGCTAAAGCAATTGCAGGTCAGCGCCCTGCTGACAGCTATTTTCACCAGCACGGACGGCACCGACGCCTTTGATGGGGAAATCAATCCATCTCTGGAACCGGGGGCAATTATCCGGGCACGTCCCGGTGAGACGGTGGAAACGGTGCGCGGCCCCGAAAGCCCCGATTTCGATGCCTTCATGAAGATCCTTTACCGCCAAATCGCCGCCGCCATCGGCGTGACTTATGAAGACCTGATCGGGGATCTGGAAGGCGTCAACTATTCGTCATTCCGGGGTGGTGCCCTGACCGCTCGCAGGAAGGCCGAGGCTACCCGCAAGGTGCTGCTGATCGAAGGGCTACTGGTTCCGGTGTTCCGCCGCTGGCATGGCATCGAACGGCTGGCCGGTCGCACTGCTGGCGGCATCATCACCCCCGGATGGATCGAGCCAAGTTGGCCCCAGGTCGACCCGATGAAAGAAGCTAACGCGGAAATCGCATTGCTTGACGCCGGGCTGAAATCCCGCCGCGAGATTATCGCCGCCCGAGGCCGCGACCCTGAAACGGTCATGGATGAGATCGCCGCAGACACGAACCGCCCCAGCGGCGGAACGGCTGGCCCTACCCCCATGGAGGAAACCGATGACTGA
- a CDS encoding phage head-tail joining protein, producing the protein MASVTEMQQRLEALLEARDSGALTVRHGDKSVTYRSDSEMAAAIASLEDRISAAQGLRPSRIIYPRTSKGY; encoded by the coding sequence ATGGCCAGCGTGACTGAAATGCAGCAGCGCCTCGAGGCGCTGCTGGAGGCCCGAGATAGCGGCGCGCTGACCGTCAGGCATGGCGACAAGTCTGTCACCTATCGGTCTGACTCCGAAATGGCCGCTGCAATCGCCAGCCTCGAAGACCGGATCTCTGCGGCGCAGGGATTGCGCCCGAGCCGCATCATCTACCCCCGAACCAGCAAAGGTTACTGA
- a CDS encoding DUF2190 family protein, with product MRNYVQNGSTIDLTAPTGGLVSGQAALIGALFGVAATDAAEGRKVAVAVEGVFDLPKVAGTGLTEGVKAYWTGTEITSTATGNTLVGHVVEAAAAAATVCRVRLNN from the coding sequence ATGCGAAACTATGTTCAGAACGGAAGCACTATTGACCTCACAGCCCCGACCGGCGGCCTCGTTTCAGGGCAAGCTGCCCTTATTGGCGCACTGTTCGGCGTGGCCGCCACGGACGCCGCAGAAGGCCGGAAAGTTGCCGTTGCCGTGGAGGGTGTCTTTGACCTGCCCAAGGTAGCCGGGACCGGTCTGACGGAAGGCGTCAAAGCTTACTGGACCGGCACCGAAATCACCAGCACGGCTACAGGCAACACCCTGGTCGGCCACGTGGTCGAGGCCGCCGCAGCGGCGGCAACGGTCTGCCGCGTCCGGTTGAACAACTGA
- a CDS encoding pyocin activator PrtN family protein, with translation MNTAFLLMAKYDGQPLIPADVVCKDFFAPLTLPVFLRKVAAGEIALPLVRMENSQKGAKMVHLNDLAGYIDARAEAARREATALSR, from the coding sequence ATGAATACGGCGTTTCTCCTAATGGCGAAATATGATGGTCAGCCGCTGATCCCGGCAGACGTGGTGTGCAAGGATTTCTTTGCACCGCTCACGCTGCCGGTGTTCCTTCGGAAGGTTGCTGCCGGTGAAATCGCCCTGCCTCTGGTCCGCATGGAGAACTCCCAGAAGGGCGCAAAAATGGTCCATCTCAACGATCTGGCGGGCTACATTGACGCTCGCGCGGAAGCTGCCAGACGCGAGGCAACAGCCCTGTCGCGCTGA
- a CDS encoding DMT family transporter, which translates to MDSPLRGIILKCCSVTVFTVMAAIVKATSDGGLGVPPGQQVFFRSFFAIPVILAWLIWRGELSVGLRTFRPMGHFYRGIIGTAAMGCMFWALALLPFPEAIAIGYAAPLLVVIFAAMFLGENVRLFRLSMVALGLSGVLIVLSPQLGFGGAEPDLRRSLGAVVALVGAGCAALAQIFVRKLVQEERTSAIVFWFSFTSSVLALLTLPFGWVLPDAQTTALLIASGLLGGLGQIFLTSAYRFGEASLIAPFEYVSMILSIAFGWFLFDEIATPVMLGGASLVIMAGIMIIWRERQLGLERNRQRKAMTPQG; encoded by the coding sequence ATGGACAGTCCTCTTCGCGGCATAATTCTGAAATGCTGCAGTGTCACCGTTTTCACCGTCATGGCAGCGATCGTGAAGGCGACCTCGGACGGCGGGCTCGGGGTTCCCCCCGGTCAGCAGGTGTTCTTCCGCTCCTTTTTCGCCATCCCGGTCATCCTGGCCTGGCTGATTTGGCGCGGAGAACTGTCGGTCGGACTGCGCACCTTCCGGCCAATGGGACATTTCTATCGCGGGATCATCGGCACGGCGGCGATGGGCTGCATGTTCTGGGCCCTCGCCCTGTTGCCCTTCCCCGAGGCGATCGCCATTGGCTATGCCGCGCCACTGCTGGTGGTTATCTTTGCGGCGATGTTCCTCGGTGAGAACGTGCGGCTGTTTCGGCTGTCCATGGTCGCGCTCGGCCTGAGCGGTGTGCTGATCGTGCTTTCCCCGCAGCTCGGTTTCGGGGGAGCGGAGCCGGATCTGAGGCGCAGCCTAGGTGCGGTCGTGGCACTTGTCGGGGCCGGTTGTGCGGCGCTGGCGCAGATCTTCGTGCGCAAACTGGTGCAGGAAGAACGAACCTCGGCCATCGTCTTCTGGTTCTCGTTCACATCTTCGGTGCTGGCACTGCTGACCCTTCCATTCGGATGGGTGCTGCCCGATGCACAAACGACCGCCTTGCTGATTGCATCGGGATTGCTTGGCGGTCTGGGGCAGATTTTCCTGACATCGGCATATCGCTTTGGCGAGGCCTCGCTGATCGCGCCCTTCGAATATGTTTCGATGATCCTGTCGATCGCCTTCGGCTGGTTCCTGTTCGACGAGATCGCGACCCCGGTGATGTTGGGGGGCGCGTCACTGGTCATCATGGCCGGGATCATGATCATCTGGCGCGAGCGGCAATTGGGACTGGAACGCAACCGTCAGCGCAAGGCGATGACCCCGCAAGGATAG
- a CDS encoding GntR family transcriptional regulator has product MNTGEDTGIGRAAKGRSLSVEEIRDRIWLAIASRQLSPGTRLKEEELAGVFNVSRGRIRLVLKELGREGLVILQANRGAFVAAPTAEDAADVFHLRRVAETRIIRRLAETISPEGVEELRGLVSAEADAVAAGDKSEIIRLSGAFHLRMAELLKSNFLICIMRELIARSSLVTAIYRPQHDVHCGPADHVKLLDALSAGNAGRAVELMVEHIDLLESELDLSQSVKKSNDLNTIFS; this is encoded by the coding sequence ATGAATACGGGAGAAGACACGGGTATCGGCAGGGCGGCAAAAGGCAGGTCGCTTTCTGTAGAGGAAATCCGCGATCGCATATGGCTCGCGATTGCGTCTCGCCAATTGTCTCCCGGAACGCGATTGAAGGAAGAGGAACTGGCAGGCGTCTTCAACGTCTCGCGTGGTCGGATTCGGCTTGTGCTCAAGGAACTGGGTCGGGAAGGGCTGGTGATCCTGCAAGCCAATCGAGGCGCCTTCGTGGCGGCACCGACGGCCGAGGATGCCGCCGATGTGTTCCATCTGCGCCGGGTCGCGGAAACCCGCATCATCCGGCGGCTGGCTGAAACGATCTCTCCCGAGGGGGTGGAGGAGTTGCGCGGGCTGGTTTCGGCCGAGGCCGATGCGGTCGCCGCCGGGGATAAGTCGGAGATCATCCGGCTGTCCGGGGCGTTCCATCTGCGCATGGCCGAGTTGCTCAAGAGCAATTTCCTGATCTGCATCATGCGCGAGCTGATCGCGCGCAGTTCCCTGGTCACGGCAATCTATCGTCCGCAGCATGACGTCCATTGTGGCCCGGCGGATCATGTCAAATTGCTGGACGCGCTCTCTGCCGGAAATGCCGGGCGGGCCGTCGAACTCATGGTCGAACATATCGATCTACTGGAAAGCGAACTGGATCTGAGCCAATCCGTCAAAAAGTCCAACGATCTCAATACGATCTTTTCATGA
- a CDS encoding flavin reductase family protein, with the protein MDFDFTKLDQDVRYRLLSNFVGPRPIALVSTDGSSGGRNAAPMSFFNVFSHEPPIVVLGIQTRPDGAIKDTVANIRETGEFVVNMVDMSIAEGMLICGLSFDKDVDEILTAGLTPAPGTLVTAPRIIESPCAMECRVERVIDFDRRVLVLGEVVYMHVADRCLDPEKRYVDPEHYQPIARLHADNYITSDRQFVLKAPPVDSIRPVRIGETTEG; encoded by the coding sequence GTGGATTTCGACTTTACCAAACTTGACCAGGATGTCCGCTATCGGCTGCTTTCGAATTTCGTCGGCCCGCGGCCCATCGCGCTGGTATCGACCGATGGTAGTTCGGGAGGCAGGAACGCCGCACCCATGTCGTTCTTCAACGTCTTCTCGCATGAGCCCCCCATCGTCGTCCTCGGCATTCAAACCCGGCCGGACGGCGCAATCAAGGACACGGTGGCCAATATCCGTGAAACCGGCGAATTCGTCGTCAACATGGTCGATATGAGCATCGCAGAGGGAATGCTGATCTGCGGCCTTTCCTTCGACAAGGATGTGGACGAAATCCTGACCGCGGGACTGACGCCCGCTCCGGGAACCCTGGTCACGGCACCGAGGATCATCGAAAGCCCCTGCGCAATGGAATGCCGCGTCGAGAGGGTCATCGATTTCGACCGGCGCGTGCTGGTGCTGGGAGAAGTCGTCTACATGCATGTCGCCGACAGATGTCTCGATCCCGAGAAACGCTATGTCGATCCAGAGCATTACCAGCCCATCGCCCGGCTTCATGCCGATAATTACATCACATCGGACCGGCAATTCGTTCTGAAGGCGCCTCCGGTCGACAGTATTCGTCCGGTTCGCATCGGAGAAACGACGGAAGGCTGA